Genomic segment of Myxococcus stipitatus:
GGGCCGAGCGGTTCCCAGCAAGAAGGTGGATGACGTGCTGCGCGTCTTCGCCGCGTACCAGCGTCTCTACCAGCCGCGCAGCCGGCTCATCATCGCGGGCTATCTCCACCGGGACAGCGCCTACGGCGCGTACCTGCACGGGCTCAAGGACGTCCTGGGCATCGAGCGCGTCGTGTTCATGGGCCGGGTGAGTCCCGCGCAGCTCTCCGCGTGCTTCGCGACGGCGTCGGCCTATCTCTCCATGAGCCGGCACGAGGGCTTCGGCGTGCCGCTGTTGGAGGGCATGTACCGCAACGTGCCCGTCGTGGCCTACGGCGCGGCGGCGGTCCCGGAGACGATGGGTGGCGCGGGCCTCACCACGCTGTCGGATGATCCCACCGAGGTCGCGCAGCTGCTCGCCGTGCTGGACCGCAACCCCGCGCTGCGGGCGCAGGTGCTCGAGTCGCAGCGGGCCCGGCTGGGGGCGCTGTCGCAGGAGTTCGTCGCGGAGCAGGTGCGCGCGGCGCTGGATGACCTGCTGTCTTCCCGCCCCAGCGAGGTCGCCTCTTCGACGCCATCCGCCACCGTGGAGCTGGTGTGCCCCGGCTACACGATGCATCCCGAGGCGGAGGCGTCCCGGCTGACGCGGCGGCTGGCGGAGCGGATACCGGGCGCGCGTGTGCTGGCGCTGAGGCCGCGCGGCGAAGCGGCGTCGATGGAGCTGCGCGAGCAGCAGGTGGAGGGAGTGCCCGTGTGGCACTTCACGCCGGACCAGCCTTCGAGCCGGCTGAGCGACGTCCTTCCGGGCTCGTCGTCGCTGGAGACGGCGGTGCGAGTGTCGTCGGCGCCGGTGGTGCTGGTGGGGGTGGACACGCTCAGCGCGCAGGCGCTGCTGCCCTATCTGGGTGCGAGAGCGTGGGGTGTGCAGGTGGCGGGACAGCCCACCACGGCCCTGGAGTCCGCGCGGAGTCACCTGCGGGACCGCCTGGTGATGATGGGGTCCTCGGGCTCCGAGGCGGCCATCACGACGTTGTTGGAGGGGTTGCGTGCGCGCTGAGGACCTGCTGACCGATGCCCCCTCGGCCGAAGCCGTGGCGAGGGAAACCCAGAAGCTGCCGGAGGCCTCCACCGAGGCGAAGGAGGCCCTGCGCCGCGCGCTGGAGTCCTCGACGCGGCAAGCGACTCCCGCGCCCTGGCCCACGCTGCTCCTGGAGGCGCGAGGGAAGATGGACAGCCGCTATGCCGGGCCGGTGACGTCACACCGAGGCGGCGTCTCGGGGCCCGCGCTGGTGCTCGCGAAGCGTGCGTTCCGGCTCCTCTTCCAGCCGTTCATCAACGAGGCGCTGCGCAAGCAGGTCGAGTTCAACGAGTCCATCCTCGATGCCCTCGCCACGATTCACGACGTGCAGCGCGAGCACGCGCGGACGCAGGCCACCTGGCGACAGGAGGTCGAGCGGAGGCTCGCGCGCATCGAGGAAGCAGCCCGGGCGGGCACGGCCACGGCCCAGGAGCCCGCTGGAGCGAATGACACTCCGCCCGAGCCCTCACGAGGGCCCGGTGGAGGAAACACCCGACGCCGCTCGGGCCGACGCTAGCCGCCCGTCTTGCCCCACTGCCGCGTGGTCTTCACCACTTGCTTCACCCATGGGTGGACGGCGGGAACCGACTTGAGGGTCCGGTTGACCAGGTCCACCAGCGCATAGCGCGTGGGGCGCTCCTCGGCGCCATCCGGCGTCAGTCCGCTGGCGGCGCGCTTGAGCAAGCCGTGCACCGCGGGGATGCGCTTGAGCGTGGAGTTGAGCGTGTCCACCACGTTGTAGCGCAGGGGCACCTCCGCCACCGCCGCGACGACGGCCGAGGCCAGGGGCGGCTCCGCCGCCACCCGCTGCGAGTCCGACGTCGACGACAAGAGCATGAACGCCGCCAGCTGGACTCCCTCCGGGAGCGGGCGGGCGAGGTTCTGGTGGAGCTGGAACACCAGCTCCTGGTGCCGGCGCGGATTGACGCCGGAGATCATCGACCCCTTGCGCCGCCGGTAGTGGAAGTGGAGCGCGTTGGTGACGAGGAAGCGGTGCCCCGCGTGCGCGAGGCGCAGGTAGAGGTCCCAGTCCTCGTAGCTCGTCATCTGCTCGTTGTAGCGGATGCGGTCGAACAGCGAGCGGCGCATCAGCGACGTGGCGCAGGACAGCCGGTTGGCCACCATGCCCAGCGACGGACAATCCCCGATGAAGAGCGCGTAGTCGATGAAGCGCCGCTGGGCGCGAGACTCATCCGAGTCGAAGTACCCGGTGGACGGCACCACCACGTCGAACTCGCGGTGGCGCTCCAGCGCCTCCACCGCCATCCGGATGAACGTGGGGCTGATGCAGTCGTCCGCGTCCAACGGCAGGATGTACTCCCCCGTGGCCGCGCGCAGGCCGATGTTGCGCGAGGCGGGCAGGCCCCGGTTCGACAGGTTGCGGATGAGCTTCACGCCGCTGAGGCCCGTCTTGGCGTCCTCTTCGATGCGCGCCAGCACCTCATGGTCGAACGCGCTCGTCGAGGCATCGTCCACGACGATGACCTCGAGCTCCGGGTAGTTGCTGGCGGCGACGCTCTCCAGCGTCTCCGGCAGGAAGCGTCCCAGGTTGTGATTGGTGATGAGGACGCTGACGCGGGGCAGTCCGGAGCGCCTGGCCTGAGTCGACACCTCGGGCTTCTTCCGCTCCTTCTCCCAGTACGGAACGTCCGCCGTCCACTCCACCGGGCGCAGCGTCGGCGAGCGCCAGGCGCGCTCCAGGGTCTCCACGAGCCCTTCGACGGTGCCGTTGAACGTGTGGCAGTTCACCCCGTTGATGAAAGGGCTGCCCGGCGCGAAGGCGATACACGCCCCATTGAGCACCAGCGTCGCCCCTGCCCCGGACGCCTCGTAGGCGGTGAGGTTGACCGACTCGTAGTCAGAGGGAATGACGACGATGCCCTGCCGCATCATCTCGTCGCGGTCCTTGCTCGGCCCCGAGAAGATGAAGCGCGGCTTCAAGTCCTCCGGAATCAGCGACTGGACATAGGTCAGATAGGCCGCGTTGGCGGTGTGGCACGCCAGGACAGCGTTCCCTCGATACTCAGGGAAGGCGCGCATGAAGGAGGCCGCGCCCCGGATGAACAGGTCCGAGCGCTTGAAGGGCTGGATCTTCGTGACGAAGAGCAGGTCCCGCTCTCCTTCACTCCGCAGCGGCACCAGCTCCGACTTGGGCGCCACGGGCGGAAACTCCTGAACGACCTTGTCCAGCCACGTCCGCGAGAAGCCGTAGTAGGCGCGATTGAACTCGGCGATGCCCGGCACGTGCGCGACGACGAGGTCCGCGTCCAGCAACGCCTTGCGCTCGAACTCGAAGGTGCCCAGGCTCTCGCGGCTCAGGACCTGCCGCTCGAACGGCGCGAGGATTCCCGCCGTCGAGTGCAGCCGCACCACGATTTCAGACTCCAGCAGGCCACAGCCCAGGAGCTTCTCCTGGATGGCACAGAACGCCCAGCCTCGGTAGTCGGGGAACTCGATGACGTCGAAGTGAGTCCCTTCCGCCGCCAGTCGCCGCAGGTGCAGCAGCAGCTCCATCGACTGCGCATGGCAGGGCGTGTCCGTGAAGGCGCCGGGCGGCGGATAGACACCCCCTTCGTCGAAGCTCACGTCCCACTCGGGACGGGACCTGGCGACGTGAGCCTTCACCTTGCCCTGGAAGTACTGCTCCACCTCGAGCGGGCTCACCGTCACGTAGGACGGGAAGAGCACGTGTATCTCCACGTCCTCGGTGCGCCGAAGCGACTCCTCGATGAGGTTGTGGAGGATGCGGCCAATGCCGCCCGCCGTGAAGGGATACAGCTCATCCGTGACAAGACAGACGCGGCGAGGGCTCATCATTGAACGAACGCCTCCAGGACGCTGACGGCTTCGGCAACCAGGGCTTGTTCGTAGTCCGCCATCATCTGCATGAGCTCGGTGGGGGCACGCTCACGCAACGACACCATCCGCTCGATGGCCGTGGTGACCACCTCCACGGAGTCCACGCCTGCGACCTGCGCGAGCTGTTGATAGGGATGCGAGTCCAGCGCCCCCAGGCTGAGCGGTCCGTGAACACACGGAATCCGCAGCGCGAGCGACTCCAGTCCCGTCATGGGCTGGCACTCGGAGAGCGACGCATTGAGGACGATGTCACAGCGGCGAATCAGCTCGAACAGCTCGGTGCGGCTCGGACGCGAGACATGGTGGATGCGCCGAGAGGCCTTGAGCGGCTCGGGCAGCCGGTAGTTCGCCGTGACGTAGACATCGCTGATGCGAGGCGAAGCCTGGCAAGCGAAGAGGTTGGTGTAGAAGTTCTTCCGCCAGTCGTTGGGCGTCGGGATGAGCGCGGTGCGCGTGAGGGCACGCACCCGCGACGTCCGCTCCGCCTCCGACAGCTTGGGCGGCAGGTTGATGACCGTCTTGGGGAAGATCTCCCGCGCCAGCAGGTGCATGCCCGGCTTGACGGTGGCCAGTCCATCGATGACGCCGCGCCGCTTCAAGTCGACGAGCTGCGCGAAGCTCTCGAGCTCGAACGTGTAATGGAACTGAGCCGTCGAGCCGTGCCACACCGAGAGGATGCGCACCGACGAGCCCATCGCCCGGCGCAGCAGCACCATGAAGTCGTGGGCGTTGTTCGAGTAGCCATGCACCATGACCGAGCGGCAGCCGCTGCGGTCGATGACCTCGATGGCGGCGCGCAGCTCCCGCTCATCCATGGGCCGCTCGGCGGTGATGGCGAGCTTCTGGCCCGGCAGATAGCCCGAGGCCGCGCGGATGCCGTGCCACTCCTGGTGGAACACCTGCATCACCCGCCCGAACTGCGGCAGGTCGAAGGCCCAGCGCGTGTCCAGCGCGGCGTTGTGGATGAACCCCGGAGGCGACGACGGAGGCGAGTAGCCCACGGGCGCGTCCGGGAAGGACACGCGCGAGGACCTCAAGCGCGCAAGGTCATCCGACAGCGACTGGAGGCGCTGGCGGCGCTCGAAGCGCTCGGTCTCCACCGCGAGCTGCTCGGTCAGCTCCGTCACCTGGGCTTCCAGGTTCGCCGCGGGCTCCGACAGGGACTTGCTCGCGCGGCTCGCCCACTCCAACAACCGGGGCGTGGCGCGCGAGTGCAGCGCCTCGAGCGTCAGCGGCTGGGACTCGTCGCGCGGAGCCTCCGGGCCCAGGAGCTGGAAGTAGCGGCGCCCCTTTCCACCCTGGCGCTTGAGGACGTAGACATCGTGGGAATCCACGAGTCCCGGCCCGTGGTGCAGGTCCCACCCCTCCGGCAGCAGGTCCGCGAACGCGTGGAGCCAGCTCCCCGGGTGCTTCGAGGCATCCCACACACTCGTGGGCATCAGCGGGTTCTCCACCAGCACCAGCATGCCGCCGGGGAGCACCAGCTGGCCCAGCGTCTCCAGAATCCCGGTGATGCGCTCGCTCGGGTTGTGCACAAGCGTGGAGACCGTGAAGACGACGTCGAACTTGCGCCCCTCCATCGCCACGAGCGGATCGTCCCCGCAGAAGATCCGCTCCTCGACGGGGAGCAGCGACGCGGGCGGATCCTGTCGGAGCGGCGCCGTCATCGACTCGGAGATGTCGTACCCGTGGTAGCGGACGCGGGAAAGCTGGGAGATGTAGGTCGCGTGGTGACCGAAGCCACAGCCAAACTCGAGGACGGACAGCGTCCGGTCCAGCCGGCGCTGCTCGGAGCGAATGAGGGTGGTCAGGACGCGCTCCTGCTGACCCCTCGCGATGTTTCCCTGTCCTTCCCGGACGCGCGCCAGTTCCCGATAGGAGTGGCCGTTGGTCGTCTTCCAGAAGTGGAGACTCTCGCTCATCTGGGCCGCGTCCCCAGCGGGGCCCTCGCTCTTGATGTCTTTGTACATGTGCCGATGTGAAACGACGCCGCCTACATGAACCGGAGGTGGGTTGTCAGCGGGGTTCCCGCAGAAACGCAACCATTCCCACGCTTGGCACCGGTCAGGCAAGAGACGTGCTGAAAGTGAATGGTAAAAGCGCCCAGGGAGGACCCCGGTCGGATTGGCCTTCGTCCCATTCTCGGCTAACCGCCCGCCCCCCCGCCAGCCAGGCGTGCAACACCTTGCACATCAGTCGACGGCGGAGCGAGCCGGCCTGGACTCCAGGGCCAGCAGGTTCTCCATCATCCGGTCCACCTCCTGCTCCCACGTGGTGCGGCGGACACGCTCGGCGGCTCGTGCTCCCAGTCGCACTCGCAGCTCCGGGTCCAGCACGGCCGCCCTCAGTCGCGCCAGCACCGAGCCCGGCGTCGGCGCCGCCAGCAAGCAGTTGCCACCGTCCTCCAGCAGCCAGTGGTTGGCGGGGTTGTCATTCGTCACCACCGTCATGCCGCACGCCATCATCTCCAGCGGCAGGTAGGACGGGTGCCGGGTGAACATGAAGCACAACCCCACGTCACACTCGCGGTAGAGCGCCGCGGTGCGCTCGGCGGGGAGCACGCCCAGGTTCGTCACCAGGCCCCGGACGCCGTAGGACTCCGGGTGCCACTCCGCACCCGCGGTGACGATCTCCACCGCGGGGCCCAGCTCCCGCTTGAGCCGCGTGAGCGCCGCCAGGCCCAGCTCGAAGCCGTTCCGCTCGTTGCCCGGGCGGCCGTAGAAGAAGACGCGCACGGGCCCGCGGCGCGGCGGACGGCGGTCATGGAAGGTCACCCCATCCACGGCGGGCTCGAAGGCGAATCCGCCCATGCCGTGAAGCGCCTTCACCGTGTCGCGCAGGCCCGGGGTGTTGAAGATGCCCTGGAAGCCCAGCTGGTACGTCTGCTCCGCCAGCGCGGACTGGGTGCCCGCGGCGAAGAACATGGGCTCATAGTCCTGGACGAAGTAGGTGCGCACGCCGGCACGGGGATGGCGCAGCACCTGGTAGACGGAGGTCCAGTAGGTGGCGATGGCCAGGTCACACGCGGGCAGCGACTCCAGGTCCGCCGCGCCGGCGAGGACGCGGAAGGCCCCCGCCGCCTGGGGAAACACGGTGGCGGCCCGGGCCTCGAAGTCACCCGGGCTGGCCCCGGGCTTGTCGTACACGATGAAGTCGCTCTTCACGCCGTGGCGGCGGTGCATCAGGTCCGCGAAGCGGAACAGCGTGTGGATGCCCGCGTAGACATGCCCGAAGGCCGGGATGAACCAGGAGGCGGTGCGCACCTTGCCGCGCGAGCGCAGGGCCGCCAGGGCCGCGGGAGCCTGTGCCCGAGACGCCTCCGCCTGCTCCGGCGTGAAGTCGAGCTCCCCCAGGTGCTCCACCAGGTGACGCTGGGCGACCGCCCGCGCCTCCATCGCCGCGTCCTGCGCGCTGGGCACATCGTGCGTCAGCGTGCGCAGGGCCAGCGTCTCCCCCGTCTCTTCATGGTGGCGCAGGGAGCAGTCCGTGCCCAGCAGCGTGAGGTTGGGGTTGTAGAAGGGGTCGCCCCGCTCGCCGAGCCACGGGCGATATGACACGTAGGAACGCCAGTAATCGGATTCCGGAATGGCGTCCGCGCGGCGGCTGGCCGACTCGTGGTGGATGAGCCGCGCGTGCGGCGTGTACACCACGCGCAGGCCGCGCTGGTTCAAGCGCAGGCCGATGTCCACGTCGCTGCCGCACACCTGGAAGCGCTCGTCGAAGCCCTCCAGGGACTCGAACACGTCGCGGCGGAAGATGACGCAGGCGCTGGTGACGGACAGCCAGTCTCGCGTCCAGTCGGTGTGCCCGAAGGGCGTGGAGATGGGGCCGTCCGGCAGCCGCCAGAAGGGATGGCCCGCCATGCCGGTGATGCCCACCACCGCGCCCGCGTGCTGCACCGTCCCCTCGGGGAAGAGCAGCTTGCAGCCCACCGCGCCCACTTCGGGGCGCTGCGCCTGGGCCACCAGCTCCTCCAACCAACCGGAGTCCATCACCTCCATGTCGTTGTTGAGGAAGAGCAGCAGGTCCCCGGTGGCGCGCTTCGCCGCCCAGTTGTTGATGGCCGGGTAGTTGAACGGGAAGTCCCACGTCAGCTTCACCAGCCGGGGGTCCGTGAGGCGCTCCAGCAGCGCGAAGGTCTCCGGCTGGGTGCTGTTGTTGGAGACCAGCAGCACCTCGAAGTTCGGATACGCGGTGCGCGCCAGCAGCCCGGGCAGCAGCAGCTCCAGCAGGTCCGGCCGGTCCTTGAACGGGACGATGATGGACACCTTCGGCGTGCCCTTCACCGGGTAGCGGACGCGGTACTGGGTGGGCGCGGGGCTCGTCACCTCGGCCGACTCGCCCTTGCGCGCCAGGTGCTCGCGCAGGGCTCTTGCGCCCGCGTCCGTGGCCTTCGCCAGCCCCGCCTCCTGGCTGGAGAAGGACGCCGGGTTGGCGCGCCAGTGGTAGAGCAGCTTCGGCACATGGCCGATGCCTCGCGCGGCCTCGCTCAGCCGCAGCATGAGGTCGAAGTCCTGCGAGCCTTCGAAGCCCTCGCGCACGCCGCCCACCGACTCGATCAGCTCCCGCCGCGCCACCAGGAAGTGGCAGACGTAGTTCACCGAGCGCAGCAGGTCCGGAGACCAGTCCGGCTTGAAGAAGGGCGCGGTCCGCCGCCCTTCCGAGTCCAGCCGGTCCTCGTCGCTGTAGATGACGTCCAGGGAGGGGTCCGCCGAGGCAGCCAGGACCATCTCCGCCAGCGCGTGAGGCGCCAGCGTGTCGTCGTGGTCCAGGAAGCCCACCCACGCCCCTGTCGCCACCACGAGCCCCGCGTTCGTCGCCTGGGCGATGCCTCCGTTGTGCTCCCGCGTCACCACGCGAATGCGCGCGTCCTCGGATGCGGCTTCCCGCAGCATCCCCGCGACGTGAGGCGCCGTGCTGGCGTCATCCACCAGCACCCATTCCCAGTCGGGATACACCTGCGAGCGCACCGACGCCGCGCACTCGCGGAAGAAGGACTCGGGCGTGTTGTACACGGGCGTGACGAGCGTCACCTTGGGGCGAACCGCCAACGAGGCCACCGCCTCGCGCGCCCGGTCGAGGTCTCCCCGCTCCCGGCGCTCACACCAGCCTTCGTAATCCCCCAGCTCGGGGGGACGCGGCGGAGGCGTGCGAGTGCCCAGCACGCCCGCGAGCGCCAGCACCGCCTGCTCGTTGAAGCGCGTCTGCCGCCGCAGCAGCTCCGTCCAGAAGGGCCCCCCCGCCCGCAGGGCACGCGGCAGCGCCGTGGCCCGCAGCGGATCATTGCGCTCGACGAGCGAGGCAATCCACGTGGCGCCAGTGGCCTCGTCCGGAACCTGGAGCCCCGCCGCGCCGGCGATGGCCTCCACCATGGCCTCGTTCCACTCCGCCTGGCCGCGCAGGAGCCCTTCGAGCAACGGCCCCGCCGCGGAGAGGTAGGAGCGCTTGGCCGCCTCCACCACGGAGCCCAAGGGCCCTCCCCGGTGCGAGCGCGCCACCTTCCAGCGCGTCGGGTCCACCCGAGGCTCCAGCTGCGCGCGCACCCACGCCGTCAGGTCCTCGCGAAGCCGCAAGCTCCGGTGCACCGAGAGGTACTCGAGCACCCGCACCACGGCCTTGTTGAAGTCCGCCTGCGGCCGCAGCGACTCGACATGGAAGGGCTGGAGGCCCTCGATGAAGGCGCGCTTGGTGGCGGTCACCACGCGGCCCAGCCGGGCGCGGTGGGAGTCCGGCACGGAGAACTCGTGAGGCACCGCCAGCCGAGCGGCCTCCTGCAGCGGAGAGAGCGCCAGCGCTCCGTCCGGCCGCGCCCGATGGAGCGCTTGCGTGAGGAGCTTCAAGGCGCCCTCGAGCGCCGTCACGTCCTCACAGGCCTCGGGCAGGCACGGGCGCCGCGCATCCAGCAGCGAGCGCACCGCGGCCACCATTCGAGCCAGCTCCCCCGCACCCGGGGCAGCATCAGGCGCCCCCGCCTCTCCAGCGAGCTTCTCCAGGACCGTCTTCACCGACGTACCGCCTCTCTCGTTCACATCCCGGCCGTCGGGAGACGCGCCCCCTCGCCGCGCCAGTCAGCCCCGGATGTCAGGGATGACCACCGCCCGCGAGCGCGGACTCCACCGGCACCGGGACAGGCTCCACCACCCAGTGGTGCGCCGGACGGAACACTCCGCGCTCGGCCACGTTCGAGCTCACCTCGAACGAGCGCCGCTCCGTGGACACCCCACCCGCCGTCCGCGCCGTCACCACCAGGACATACGTACCCGCCAGCAGGCCCAGGCGCTCCAGCACCAGGCGCATCCGCCCCGACGGCGGCAGCTCCCGGGGCAGCGGCACCGCCTCCAGCCGGGTGCTCGTCTCGTACAGCGGGCGCCCATCCTGCGACTGGAGCGAGACCTCGAACTCCACGTCCTCGCAGCCGCTTCGGGCGGAGAAGTCCACGCAGACCTCCACGCCCATGTCGGGCGACAGGTTCTGCGCCTCCCCACCGGAGGCATCCACCAGCCGCAGCCCGGCGATGCGCACGGGGCAGTCCCCGCCCACCACCGAGTGGACCTCGGGCAGCGCGCCGCCGCCCTCCGTCAGCGCCGGGGGCGTGAAGGCCACCGACTGCGCCTCCGCCAGGGCAATGGCCTGCCGGTACTCGGTGACGATCTCCGAGGGGCGACCCACGCGGCGCACGTAGCCACCATCAATCCAGATGGCCAGGTCGCACCAGCGCTCCACGGTGGAGAGGTCATGCGTCACCAGGACGATGGTCTTCCCCTGCCGCTTGAACTCCGTCATCTTGGCGACGCTCTTCTTGCTGAAGTGCTCGTCACCCACGGCGAGGATTTCGTCGACGATGAGGATGTCCGGGTCCACGTGCGTGGCCACCGCGAACGCCAGCCGCATGTACATGCCGCTGGAGTAGGTGCGCACCGGCTCGTCGATGAACTCGCCCAGCTCACTGAAGGCAATGATGTCATCCATCCTCGCCCGCACTTCCGCGCGCGACATTCCGAGGATGATGCCGTTGATAAGGATGTTCTCCCTGCCGGAGAAGTCCGGATGGAAGCCCGCGCCCAGGTCCAACAGCGCGGAGATGCGGCCGTTGATCTCCATGACACCCGAGGTGGGCGCATAGATGCCGGTGATGAGCTTCAGCAGCGTGCTCTTGCCCGAGCCATTGCGGCCGATGATGCCAACCGTCTTCCCTCGGGGGATGCGGAGGTTGATGCCGCGAAGCGCGGTGATGAGCCCCGCTTCCCGGGGCACGCGCTGGCCGCGCAACCAGCGCATCAGTTCGGATTTGAAGGTCGTGTACTCGCCCCGGATGGTCCTCTTCCGGAAGCTCTTCACGACATCGCGCATGACAATGGCGTCGAGGGGTTCCTGCATGGCGACAGCTCAGATGGATTCCGCGAAGTCTTCGCGGCGGGATTCAAAGATGCTCGAGGCGCCCCACATGAGCACCAACGAGAAGACGGCCAACGCCGCCAAGGGCCCCGGGTCCGGCCACCGGTGCTCGTAGAAGATGGCCTGGTAGGACACGAGCAGGCTGGACATCGGGTTCAGCGTCATCACCACATCACGCAGCGAGTCGTCCTTGATGGTGGAGATGGGGTACAGCACCGGCGTCATGAAGAACCACATCGTCAGCAGGTTGTTGACGATGTGCTGCAGGTCCCGGAACGTCACGTTGATGGCGGCCAGGATATAGGTGAGCGCCAGCGTGAAGATGAGCTGGATGACGACCACCGCCGGGAACGCCAGGATGTGCCACGTGGGCGCCTGCCCGTAGAACAGCCCCAGCCCCACCATCAGCGGCAGCGACAGCAGGTAGTTGCTCAGGTTCGTCAGCACCACCGTCGTGGGCAACACCTGCGCCGGGAAGCGGACCTTCGTCATCAGGTCTCGCCGGTCGCTGATGGCGCTCGCGCCCCCACCCAGTGACGTGGAGAACCAGATCCACGGCAGCAACCCCACGAACATGAAGAAGGGGAAGTTGGGGATGTTCTGCTTCATCACGACGGTGAACAGCAGCGCGTACACCATCATGTGCAGCGTGGGGTTCAGGAACGTCCAGAGGAACCCGAGGAACGACCCCCGGTAGCGCGCCTTGAGCTCGCGCTGCACGAGGCTCAGGAGCAGTCCACGGTATTGGTAGAGTTCTCGGACGAGGCGAATCATGAGGGGGCCTTCATATAGCAGGCCCCGAGTGCGTGCGAGGCAACCAGATGCACTCTCACGGTGACTCAGATTCCTGAGGGGCTTGTTCGCCCTCTCCTCAGCCAGGCCCGCCTCGCGGTGCGCTTCATGCTCGCCCCGCGGGACGATGAAACGTTCACCCAACCAGGCTTGTTCCGGGCAACCACCCGCACGCGGCCACATGCGTGTCACTGAGGAGGCGCGAAAAACAAAAAGGCCCCCTGGTTTCCCAGGAGGCCTTTGTTCTGGAGCGGGAAAAGGGATTTGAACCCTCGACCCTCGCCTTGGCAAGGCGATGCTCTACCGCTGAGCTATTCCCGCATCAGGTACCGCAACCTCGTTCGCACCGCGTCAGCGCCGCGCCCGAAGTGAGATGGGGTATACAGAGGCCCCCCGAACACGTCAAACACTTTTCGCAACCGGGGCTTCGTCGCCGCGCTTCGCGAGCATCGCGAGGAACGCTCGGAAGTAGACGACCGCGCTCCAGACGGAGAACGCGCCGGACAAGTAGACGAGCACCTTGCCCACGAGGTTGTAGTCCACCGGCGCGCTGAACGAGCCGAGCGTGAGCGGGTGCACGTAGTGGACGCACAGCGAGATGATTCCGACGAGCTGGAGGGACGTCTTCCACTTCCCCTCCTGCCCCGCCGCGATGACCATGCCCTCGCTCGCGGCGATGGTGCGCAGCCCGCTGACGATGAGCTCACGCGCCAGCAGGACGATGACGACCCACGCGGCGATGCGGCCCAGGCGGACCATCATCACCAGCGCGGCCATGGCGATGAGCTTGTCGGCCAGCGGATCCATGAACTTGCCGACGACGGTGATGAGGTTCCACTTGCGCGCCAGGTAGCCGTCCACCACGTCGGTGATGGCGGCGGCGGCGAAGACCAGGCCCGCGAGCAGGGAGCTCAGCGGGTCGGCGTCGTACATGAGCCAGACGAACGGGGGGATGAGGAAGATGCGCCCCAGCGTCAGCATGTTGGGGAGGTTCCAGAACTCCTGCACCAACACGCTGGGCTTGCGCTCCGCGCGTCGGCGCGCCCGCTCCTCCCGCTTGCGCTGCTTGCGGCTCGCTCGGTCCGTGGCCATGGCGGGCTCTTCTAGCGAACCGCGAGGGCGATGAGGGCAAAACCTTCACCGCCCAGCTCCACCGCCGTGCGCAAGGTCTCGCCGGTGGGGGATTTGAGCAGGGACACGACGCGGGGCGTGAGATTGCCCTGCCACCCCACCAGGTGCGTCAGCGGCACCGTCACCGGGGCCTCCGGGCGCACCACCACCGAGCGCAGCGGCCCGGGCAGGCTCAGCAGCACCTGCCCCTGCCCTCGCAGGTGCACCAGGTCCAGGTCCGGCGCGATGTCCGACGGCACCCGGCCGTTCTCGAACATCACCGGCTCCTCGAAGGCGAAGACGTTCTCGTCCCGGAAGTAGGCGGAGTCCTCACCCAGGTCCACCGCGAAGAACTCGCGGTGCTCGGCCGGCTCCAGGTGCAGCACGCCCTTGCCGCGCGCCCGCACCATCCGGGCCGAGCCCTCACCGAAGGGCTTGTCCGTCGCCCTGCCCCGAAAGCGCTTCATCTCCGGCTGGAACACCAGCTGGCCCTGGAGCGCCACCATCCCCTCCAGGCGGGTGAGCAGCTCCCCGTCCACGACGATGCCGAACGAGCCCTCCGCCTGGATGAAGGCACCCTTCGAGCGCTCCGCCTCCAGCACCACCGAGGCCGCGAGCTTCGCCAGGACCTGCGCGGCGGAGGCCGGGGC
This window contains:
- a CDS encoding glycosyltransferase, producing the protein MGNQARYLQGLLRGWGYTSDIFAEDWDDACKDQVRHVREYEKQARPDTVLLIQHSFQSRLVPLIARVPGRKAIIYQNVTPARLFEGFERKVAAACDAARDELLELRPHVERAFTYSRFSAEELVAAGYRSVVTMPFAIDWTAFDTPPDSALQAELSDGYSNILFVGRAVPSKKVDDVLRVFAAYQRLYQPRSRLIIAGYLHRDSAYGAYLHGLKDVLGIERVVFMGRVSPAQLSACFATASAYLSMSRHEGFGVPLLEGMYRNVPVVAYGAAAVPETMGGAGLTTLSDDPTEVAQLLAVLDRNPALRAQVLESQRARLGALSQEFVAEQVRAALDDLLSSRPSEVASSTPSATVELVCPGYTMHPEAEASRLTRRLAERIPGARVLALRPRGEAASMELREQQVEGVPVWHFTPDQPSSRLSDVLPGSSSLETAVRVSSAPVVLVGVDTLSAQALLPYLGARAWGVQVAGQPTTALESARSHLRDRLVMMGSSGSEAAITTLLEGLRAR
- a CDS encoding glycosyltransferase, which encodes MMSPRRVCLVTDELYPFTAGGIGRILHNLIEESLRRTEDVEIHVLFPSYVTVSPLEVEQYFQGKVKAHVARSRPEWDVSFDEGGVYPPPGAFTDTPCHAQSMELLLHLRRLAAEGTHFDVIEFPDYRGWAFCAIQEKLLGCGLLESEIVVRLHSTAGILAPFERQVLSRESLGTFEFERKALLDADLVVAHVPGIAEFNRAYYGFSRTWLDKVVQEFPPVAPKSELVPLRSEGERDLLFVTKIQPFKRSDLFIRGAASFMRAFPEYRGNAVLACHTANAAYLTYVQSLIPEDLKPRFIFSGPSKDRDEMMRQGIVVIPSDYESVNLTAYEASGAGATLVLNGACIAFAPGSPFINGVNCHTFNGTVEGLVETLERAWRSPTLRPVEWTADVPYWEKERKKPEVSTQARRSGLPRVSVLITNHNLGRFLPETLESVAASNYPELEVIVVDDASTSAFDHEVLARIEEDAKTGLSGVKLIRNLSNRGLPASRNIGLRAATGEYILPLDADDCISPTFIRMAVEALERHREFDVVVPSTGYFDSDESRAQRRFIDYALFIGDCPSLGMVANRLSCATSLMRRSLFDRIRYNEQMTSYEDWDLYLRLAHAGHRFLVTNALHFHYRRRKGSMISGVNPRRHQELVFQLHQNLARPLPEGVQLAAFMLLSSTSDSQRVAAEPPLASAVVAAVAEVPLRYNVVDTLNSTLKRIPAVHGLLKRAASGLTPDGAEERPTRYALVDLVNRTLKSVPAVHPWVKQVVKTTRQWGKTGG
- a CDS encoding class I SAM-dependent methyltransferase, which translates into the protein MSESLHFWKTTNGHSYRELARVREGQGNIARGQQERVLTTLIRSEQRRLDRTLSVLEFGCGFGHHATYISQLSRVRYHGYDISESMTAPLRQDPPASLLPVEERIFCGDDPLVAMEGRKFDVVFTVSTLVHNPSERITGILETLGQLVLPGGMLVLVENPLMPTSVWDASKHPGSWLHAFADLLPEGWDLHHGPGLVDSHDVYVLKRQGGKGRRYFQLLGPEAPRDESQPLTLEALHSRATPRLLEWASRASKSLSEPAANLEAQVTELTEQLAVETERFERRQRLQSLSDDLARLRSSRVSFPDAPVGYSPPSSPPGFIHNAALDTRWAFDLPQFGRVMQVFHQEWHGIRAASGYLPGQKLAITAERPMDERELRAAIEVIDRSGCRSVMVHGYSNNAHDFMVLLRRAMGSSVRILSVWHGSTAQFHYTFELESFAQLVDLKRRGVIDGLATVKPGMHLLAREIFPKTVINLPPKLSEAERTSRVRALTRTALIPTPNDWRKNFYTNLFACQASPRISDVYVTANYRLPEPLKASRRIHHVSRPSRTELFELIRRCDIVLNASLSECQPMTGLESLALRIPCVHGPLSLGALDSHPYQQLAQVAGVDSVEVVTTAIERMVSLRERAPTELMQMMADYEQALVAEAVSVLEAFVQ